The Arcanobacterium pinnipediorum genome includes the window TAAGATGAGCCGGTTCCGGGGTCGTCGACGACGTCAGCGAGGACGAGCGTAACATTATCGGGGGCACCGCCAGCTAACGCTAGTTCGATGAGTCGTTCCCCGCAGGCGTCGAGATCTGGGAAGGTTTGGAGGGTGTGTTCGATTGTTTCGTCAGAGACGACGTCGAAGAGGCCATCTGATGTTAGTAACCATCGATCTCCGGGTAGGGCTTCTCGTATGGAGGTATCGACGTCGGCTGGTCCTTCGGCTGCGCTAATGTTGCGCATGATGACGTGGCGTTTGGGGTGGTGGAGTGCTTCTTCGGGTGTGAGTTCGCCGTGGTCTACTAGATATTGGACGAGAGTATGGTCGCGGGTGATTTGGGCGAGTTTGTGATCTCGTAGGAGGTAGGCGCGCGAATCGCCGACGTGTACCATGCCGAGTTTGTTTCCGGTGCGCAAGATTGCGATGCAGGTTGTTCCTAGTCCGGCTAGTTCGGGGTCTTGTGTTACTAGGTGGACGAGTTGTTCTTGGGCGTTGTTGAGTTGTTGTTTGAGTAGTGGTAGGAGATCTTCTGCTTGGTGGGAGTCGTCTATTTGGGCTAGGTGTCCAACTACGACGGAGGATGCGACGTCGCCACCGGCGGCTCCGCCCATGCCGTCGGCTAAAACGAGGAGGTGGGAGGAGGCGTATCCGGCGTCTTGATTGGATTTTCGAACCAGGCCGACGTCGCTAAATGCGGCGTAATCAAAGCGGATCATTAACGTAGCTCCATCGTGGTTTTACCAATGATGACCGGGACGCCGATAGATAGTTCGACTGGTGATTGAATTTTTTGTGTTCCTACCCAGGTGCCGTTTGTGGAGTTGAGGTCTTCGATGTACCAGGTTTCACCTTGGAGATAGAAGCGGGCGTGGCGTGAGGAGGCGTAGCCGTCGTCGAGTACGAGTGCGAGATCTGGGGAACGACCAACGGTGATTGCCGATGTTCCTAGTGGGATCGCGGTGCCAGTTAGCGGGCCACGCACGACGACGAGGTGGCGTGGTTGGGTGGCGGGTTGATCGTTGAGGGGGGCGCGTTTTGGTGTTTGGCCGCGGTTGCGATCTCGTACTTTGATGCCGAAGATGTCGTTGCGGATTGTGACGAGCATAAAGATGACGAGGAGCCAGATCAACGCTAGGAAACCGAAGCGTAGTAGGGTGACGACTAGTGGGCTCATAGTGGCTCCGGGGAGGTCCAAAACATGATGCGGGTGTGGCCGATTGTGATTGTGTTTCCGTCTACGAGGGTTGCGGCGGAGATTTTGTGGCCTTCAACGAAACTTCCGTTGGTTGAGTTCAGGTCTGTTGCGATAACGCCCGATGGTGTGACGCGCAGTTCGAGATGTGTGCGGGAAATACCGGAATCATCGAGTTGGATATCGGCAACTGAGCCTCTGCCGATGACGGTAACTGCGCCGGTGAGGATGTAGCGTTCTCCGTTGACTTCGATGATTGGGTTTTGTGGCGAGGCGTGGGGGGTTGTTGCTGGGGCTACTGAGCCGCGCCGGGTGTGGCACGATACTTCGATCTTGCCGCGGGGTTGAGTTGAGGATTCGGTGAAGGTTATCGATACTGGGCCGAGGAAGACGTAGGTTTGTTCGCGGGCGTAGCTGGTGGCAATGGCGATGAGTTCGTCGCGTAGTGCTTCTTCGTCCCATTCGGAGATTTTCTGGAAGTCGTGGCTAGATAGGGTGAGGGTGAACTCGTTGGGGGAGACGATGCGGTCGCGAGAAATTTCTGCGGAGCGCTCGTCCATGGAGCGTTTGATGGCTGACGCTAGTTCTACTGGTTTGACTTCTGATTTGAAGGCGCGCGAAAAAACATTCTCTACTGCGTTTTCCACAGTTTTTTCGATTTTATCGAATGCACCCATTCGCCATTTCCTTACCTTATATCGCTACATCGAGGTGTTTATGTCAATCTATAGGTTTCCATATTTTATGACACTATGCTAACTCTACGTCTAATAGTCGTAGCGTATCTAGTGCCGTGTTGGAAATGGACGGATTTTGGTGAGCCGATGCGTAGCGTAAACGCTCGCTATATCAGGTGTTTGGACTTGCATTGCGGGAAGAATCGCGTGTATCCTGACGTAGTTCCTGATGGAATATTTGCTCGAGTGGCGGAATAGGCAGACGCGCACGGTTCAGGTCCGTGTGCCCGCAAGGGCGTGGGGGTTCAACTCCCCCCTCGAGCACCGTATGTTATAGATCTTGTGTGTGGTTGTTGAACCCAGTCGCAGATCTTGCCCGATATATTCTACTTACTCCCAGATATGTACTTTTTGCTGGTATTTCAGCGTATTGTGGTGGTTTATAGCATGATTTCGCTCGTTGCCTGACTTTTTCTTGAGGAAAAATTGCCATATGTAAAAGCTCACTAACGGATTTTTCTAGAAAAATATGTGTTCCAGAGGTCGAAATTTGAGCCGGGCAGAGATAGTTGAACTTTATAGAATAAGGCAAAAGTCAGTATTTTCGCCGAAAGTTACGTACTGCCTCAACTCTCGTAAAATGTAAAAGACTTATATAACAAACTTTACGAAAAGGCAAATATTTCGAAAAGCCGGGGGGGGGGGCGAAATACAGAGAAATTTTTTTTACCGTAAACTGGCAACAGAATTAAAAATTGCTAACGGAAATTTTCGTCCAGCAATGATTGTCAACTAGGTTTGTGATTCTAAAAAACAACGATGTCTACGGTGCGGCGTACTGCCGCAGTGTAGCTTGTTATGTTTCAGAGCGTATTTTCTGGTTGTCCATCTCGAATCTTTAATATGTGAAACACTCAGGGATTGGAAGGAATGCGCGTGCAGAGTAGAAGAAGAAGTGGTCGGATGAGCGCAAGTGTGCTCGTCTGTACTCTTGTTTTAGCACTGATCCCAATTGCTGGTGTTCAGAATCTAGCTCAGGCAGAGTCTGATGGTAGCGAGAATCCAGAGATTGCCAGTACCGTAGAGGTAACCGATAAGCTGGAAACTGGCAATGAATCTTCGGCTCCGGTCGATGCTGTGGCTACGAATGAGGCGCCAACGGCACAAGAAGCCGAGGCAACTCCACCTGCCGAAGTTGGAAGCGATGCGAGTTCAGATGAACCCGAGCAAGCTGATGCTGAATCGCCAGAACTGAATGTGGTTGATGACGAAGATTTCTTCGGGTCAGAACCGCTATTAGCTGTGCGTGCAGCTGTTGATGATCCGCTTCTCAACGCAGCTCATGTCTGTAACGATGGTGATTTCTTCACGCTCGGCTCCCGAGGCGCGGTGCGTTACATTAAATACGATCCAGTATCAAAAACCTCGAAAGTTGTTCAGACCATGGATATTCCGTTCGGAACGTTCAAGTGGAGCAATAATAACGATGGTGGAATCCCTTCGCCTTCGGGAGTAAATTATCGCCCGGAATTCCCAGGAGGTGATGACGCCTACTTCGATGGCTTGGCAGTAAGTGGCGAAAGAATCTTTGCGCTTAGCCAGAAGAGCAACGAGAGCGCCAATGCGAATGGTGCCTACGATGAAGGCGTCGTTATATATGAGTATGAAACCGGGCCGAAGCAGTGGTATGTCCATACCAGAAATGGGCGAGTTGAAAACTCGTGGGGCACGCAAACTTGGGATGGCGAAACCATTTATAAGGATCGTGTTCCGCAGGGATCACATGGCATTAATTCATCTCCGATCAAACCAACTTTTTCGCCAAGATACGGGAATGCCGACAAAACTAACACCTTTTCTAAGGCTGATACGAATTTTCTTGCTGGAGTCCTCTATCCCGATGGGACCTATGTGTTCGGTGGAACAACTGGGATAAGGAATAAAAAGGACAATACCTCTGAGTTTAAAACATTCGCCCGGAAGCCAGACGGTACCATCGTATATCTAGGTCACACCAAGATATCTGCAAGCCACGATAATGTTACTGGTGATTATGTTGTAGGTGAAAACGGTGATCTCTATATTGCGACCGTATCCCAAACAATTTCACTCTTTGGTCAGCCTGGTACTTACGAGGTGAGTCTAACCCGTCTAGCCGCATCAGATATTCGTTCTAGCATTGATAATCCAGTAGCAACGTGGAATCCCGCTAGAAGTAACTGGTATAGCTCCGGTAACAGGATTTTTGACCACTCACTGAAGAATAGGCTCGGCACAACTCCTCGAGAAATAACGAGTGATCCCGTTTTTTCAAACGTAACATTCAAAGACACCACGGCGTTCAAAAAGTTCACTATGGGAGGCTTGAGCGTTTCGTCGACCGGCAAGGTAGTAGTGAGTGTATACGGTACGGAAATAGTTAACTACGAAACTAAAAATACCTATACTCGATTCTATCAATTCGATCCCAAAACCGCTGATTCCCAAAACTTTGTTGATGCGGACGCACTATTCGATAACGATAATTATACTCCGGTAAATATGTGGCAGATTGACGCTGGAAGCTCGAATAAGGGTGTTACAGACATGACTGGCTGCCCTATTCCTCTGCCAAGAGTGTCGTTCAAGGTGGACAAAGACATCAGCGGTGAACGATATTCACCTGCGGATCAGTTTGAATTTAGTGCGGCTTTGAGTACGGGTGAAGAGTTTACTGGCGCCACTACTGGTACAACAACAGGTCCTCGTGAAGTTATCGCGGAACAAAAAGCACCAGTTGGTTCCGTTTTGACGCTAACTGAACGGTTTACCCAAGGTGCAGTAAAAGAGAATTACACGACCACTCTTACGTGTCGCGATGAAGCTGGCAAGACACATAACCCGAAGGCCGGAACGACAAACGAATACGAACTTACCGATGCTATTACCGGTGTGTTGACGTGTACCTTCGTTAACACAGCTAAACCTAAGCCTACCTATGAGTTCAAGATTCATAAGGTGTTGCAGACCGATAATGGTAATATCGCGGGAAATAATGTCGAGTTCGGACTCTACCGGGATAATAACGGCACTCGGGGCGCCTTAATCGAAAAGAAGGCGACGAATGCTCAAGGTAATACTTCGTGGACTAACTTAACTGCAGGTCAATATTGGCTGGTTGAAACTCGTGCTCCAGAAGGATATCTGCCTGTTGCAGATAAGAAATACTTAGTCGATAAAGACACTGTTGTTAACGGCGTCTATACGGCTCCCGATATCGTCAATCTTCCTAATACACCTGGAATTTTGACCATCGAAAAAGTCGACTCCAGCGATGTCACTAGCCACTTGGCTGGTTCAGAGTGGAGTTTAGAAAAGTTTGCTGGTAACAGCTGGCAACCATATCTCACAATAGTTGACGACGTGTCGGCAACTACTGGCGCGAACACTATCGACCGTGATAACCGTGCCGGTTATCTAAAGGTTGAGAAGCTACCGTTAGGTCAGTACCGCTTGACCGAAACACGCTCACCTGTGGGATATACGCTGCCAGTAGATGCGCAACGGATAAAAGAATTTACTGTTACCACTCAAGATTTTCGGTTTGAATACAAGATTCAAAACGAAAGATTCGTCGGTCCGACTCTTCCACTGACTGGCGGTCTAGGAAGAGATCTATTCCTCTTCGGGGGATATGGCGTGCTCATTGTAGCCGCAACCGTCATGTTGGTGTTTGGGTATAGACGTACAAAAACAAACTAAAACCAACGATAACCATTAGATACACACCGAATTTATTTAGGAGTTCATGTGAAGAAAAATAACGGAGTGAAGCGCCGGGGAGCAATCGTATCCCTCGCTTTAGCACTCGTCGCACCGTTCGCATTGATTGGAGGAGCAGCTAACGCAGCTCCCGATCCTGGCGCAAATAATCCGGCAGCATTAGGCAATATTGATGATGCTCAGCCTCGAAGCTTGACCATCCACAAGTATGAAGCACCAGTATGGGATGCAGCTACCTATCCAAAAGATGGTACTGAACTTGCAGCACCAGCTGGCGCTAAGCCACTTGCTGACGTAACCTTCTCAGTAAAGAAGATTAACAATGTTGATCTCACCACCAATGAAGGTTGGGCCAAGCTCAAGACACTCACACCAGCTAACGCTGACGTGGCTGGAGTTACCGCTACAACAATGAAAACAGTTGCTGACGGTACCGCAAAGTTTACAGGTCTCGAAGTTGGCGCATACCTCGTTGAAGAAACCGAAGCACCTGCTAATGTCACCAAGAAGGTTGCTCCATTCATCGTAACCGTTCCATTCCCGGCAACGACTGACAACTTCGCCAAGTCTGCAAAGGGCTGGATCTACGACGTTCACGTTTACCCGAAGAATGAAATCACGAACAAGCCTTCGAAGATTGTTTCGTCAACAACTCCAACCACCAATGTCGGTTCCGATATTAAGTGGGAACTCACCGTTCCAGTTCCTCAGATCACCAAGGACTTCACCAAGTTCGAAGTTACTGATCAACTCGACGCAGCAGTTAAGCACTCAGCTACTAACCAGCCAGTAATTACCATTGATGGCACGGTTCTTCCTGCTGCTAAGTACGATGTTACCGGCGGCGCCCAAGGTCAAGTTCTGACTTTCAACTTTGCAAAAGCATTGGCTGATTTGAACGCTGCTAAGGGTAAGAACATCGTTATCACCTTCTACACCACCGTTGAGAGCGCTCCTACAGATAACATTGTTCCTAACAACTTGTTCCAGTTGACCTACAATGATGGCGACGGTCCAGACACGGTTACTCCTCCGCCACTTGATGACGAGAAGCCAAAGGCATACTTCGGTTCTTTCAAGATCAAGAAGACCTCTTCCATTGGTGATAAGCTCCCACTTAAGGATGCTCAGTTCGCAGTATACGCCACCGAAGCAGACGCCAACGCTGGTCAAAACGCTATTGAAACTGCAACTTCTGACAAGTCCGGTATCGTTAACTTCTCAAGCTTGTACCGTGGCTCGGCTGCTAACGCAACCAAGGAATACTGGGTGAAAGAAACCCAGGCACCTGCTGGTTACAAGTTGTCTACTACAGTGACCAAGATTACTGTCACGGCTACTTCCGGTAAGAACGATCCTGATACCACGATCGAGAACATTCCATACCAGCCAGGCGATGTTCCAGAACTACCATTGACTGGTGCTGCTGGCAAGGTTCTCTTGATCTTCGCCGGTCTCGCAATCTTGTCCATCTCGGTAGGTACCGCATTTGTTACCCGCCGTCGTAAGGCAAACATCTGAAAAAAGTAGCCATTAGCTATTAATGGTTCCTTTACTATCAAGCCTCCAAGATGTGCATATGTACTTCTTGGAGGCTTGATACGTCAAGCATATTTCAAAGGACATAAACCATGCGTCGTGTTTACCTCGGCAGAATCATCTCCAGTATTCTCGCAATTATCGGATTTGCGGTACTTCTCTATCCCACTGCGGCGTCATGGACTAACCAGTATTATCAGTCGAAACTCAT containing:
- a CDS encoding PP2C family protein-serine/threonine phosphatase, with the translated sequence MIRFDYAAFSDVGLVRKSNQDAGYASSHLLVLADGMGGAAGGDVASSVVVGHLAQIDDSHQAEDLLPLLKQQLNNAQEQLVHLVTQDPELAGLGTTCIAILRTGNKLGMVHVGDSRAYLLRDHKLAQITRDHTLVQYLVDHGELTPEEALHHPKRHVIMRNISAAEGPADVDTSIREALPGDRWLLTSDGLFDVVSDETIEHTLQTFPDLDACGERLIELALAGGAPDNVTLVLADVVDDPGTGSSYDRGPIIVGSAAIDRTKPTRAGLSAAGQLASLAHPEQSQTTLDVTEEAPRRRWIARIAVSLILLLVLAGGLTAGYNWTQNQYYVSVNNGNVAIFKGIPQSLGPLELSDVYQETSIKLTKLTPVAQRRLDTPITRGSLSEARKVVRDLAAQQILAPANPDQQPSPASPEPSTTRQDTNPDSQESSGDRP
- a CDS encoding MSCRAMM family protein, which encodes MSASVLVCTLVLALIPIAGVQNLAQAESDGSENPEIASTVEVTDKLETGNESSAPVDAVATNEAPTAQEAEATPPAEVGSDASSDEPEQADAESPELNVVDDEDFFGSEPLLAVRAAVDDPLLNAAHVCNDGDFFTLGSRGAVRYIKYDPVSKTSKVVQTMDIPFGTFKWSNNNDGGIPSPSGVNYRPEFPGGDDAYFDGLAVSGERIFALSQKSNESANANGAYDEGVVIYEYETGPKQWYVHTRNGRVENSWGTQTWDGETIYKDRVPQGSHGINSSPIKPTFSPRYGNADKTNTFSKADTNFLAGVLYPDGTYVFGGTTGIRNKKDNTSEFKTFARKPDGTIVYLGHTKISASHDNVTGDYVVGENGDLYIATVSQTISLFGQPGTYEVSLTRLAASDIRSSIDNPVATWNPARSNWYSSGNRIFDHSLKNRLGTTPREITSDPVFSNVTFKDTTAFKKFTMGGLSVSSTGKVVVSVYGTEIVNYETKNTYTRFYQFDPKTADSQNFVDADALFDNDNYTPVNMWQIDAGSSNKGVTDMTGCPIPLPRVSFKVDKDISGERYSPADQFEFSAALSTGEEFTGATTGTTTGPREVIAEQKAPVGSVLTLTERFTQGAVKENYTTTLTCRDEAGKTHNPKAGTTNEYELTDAITGVLTCTFVNTAKPKPTYEFKIHKVLQTDNGNIAGNNVEFGLYRDNNGTRGALIEKKATNAQGNTSWTNLTAGQYWLVETRAPEGYLPVADKKYLVDKDTVVNGVYTAPDIVNLPNTPGILTIEKVDSSDVTSHLAGSEWSLEKFAGNSWQPYLTIVDDVSATTGANTIDRDNRAGYLKVEKLPLGQYRLTETRSPVGYTLPVDAQRIKEFTVTTQDFRFEYKIQNERFVGPTLPLTGGLGRDLFLFGGYGVLIVAATVMLVFGYRRTKTN
- a CDS encoding FHA domain-containing protein FhaB/FipA, whose amino-acid sequence is MSPLVVTLLRFGFLALIWLLVIFMLVTIRNDIFGIKVRDRNRGQTPKRAPLNDQPATQPRHLVVVRGPLTGTAIPLGTSAITVGRSPDLALVLDDGYASSRHARFYLQGETWYIEDLNSTNGTWVGTQKIQSPVELSIGVPVIIGKTTMELR
- a CDS encoding SpaH/EbpB family LPXTG-anchored major pilin, yielding MKKNNGVKRRGAIVSLALALVAPFALIGGAANAAPDPGANNPAALGNIDDAQPRSLTIHKYEAPVWDAATYPKDGTELAAPAGAKPLADVTFSVKKINNVDLTTNEGWAKLKTLTPANADVAGVTATTMKTVADGTAKFTGLEVGAYLVEETEAPANVTKKVAPFIVTVPFPATTDNFAKSAKGWIYDVHVYPKNEITNKPSKIVSSTTPTTNVGSDIKWELTVPVPQITKDFTKFEVTDQLDAAVKHSATNQPVITIDGTVLPAAKYDVTGGAQGQVLTFNFAKALADLNAAKGKNIVITFYTTVESAPTDNIVPNNLFQLTYNDGDGPDTVTPPPLDDEKPKAYFGSFKIKKTSSIGDKLPLKDAQFAVYATEADANAGQNAIETATSDKSGIVNFSSLYRGSAANATKEYWVKETQAPAGYKLSTTVTKITVTATSGKNDPDTTIENIPYQPGDVPELPLTGAAGKVLLIFAGLAILSISVGTAFVTRRRKANI
- a CDS encoding FhaA domain-containing protein, translating into MGAFDKIEKTVENAVENVFSRAFKSEVKPVELASAIKRSMDERSAEISRDRIVSPNEFTLTLSSHDFQKISEWDEEALRDELIAIATSYAREQTYVFLGPVSITFTESSTQPRGKIEVSCHTRRGSVAPATTPHASPQNPIIEVNGERYILTGAVTVIGRGSVADIQLDDSGISRTHLELRVTPSGVIATDLNSTNGSFVEGHKISAATLVDGNTITIGHTRIMFWTSPEPL